One genomic region from Laspinema palackyanum D2c encodes:
- a CDS encoding tetratricopeptide repeat protein, translated as MHIDEATATNQQAERYYQEGKWTEAVALCHKLIQIQPNFAPIYKTLGNSLQAQGKLEAAMRAYHRALVLNPEFAEVHANQGTIFYQIGELDSAVLCYQKALTIQPNWAGVYWNLGKVVKDQGRVDDGIEYQKTALNLNPSQFPPDLHNQVGLELSKRASLEETTAFYQQFIETYPDWGPAYLNLGIFLESQGKIEEAIACFQKAITLQPHLAAAHFKLGYLLQQKNELESAIDCFQSTLKLQPDWIEAYNNLGIILRKVKREEEAIDCFKKAIEINPNFAEGYRNWGTTLQQQGKLESAAACLRDCIKIQPNFALAHGNLGYVLEQQGKLDEAKASLRHAIALEPDLAMAYGNLGNILHREGSLEESISCFQNAIKYDATFGKLYFRGQPSLETLPNHLLLDLPVTQPKKVCRWTRDLSTPFQGNLNSSEITIRDISPSTSVHLFAGKTISDLDDSNPTYFSETSGQSPSNYLVTVSHGRAWGDLYTSAIWTEDNHLLADISNGNVPFLFSLNKLPQIHYFDETVAFLSTLGGATYYHWWVDILPRFELLNQAGIDLDSIDKFVINDYNQGFHKEVIQFLGIPEHKLITSVEYPHLQARQLIVPSATSSTEKWLGSFIEGPPQWVCKFLQQKFLPLADSQQSDPIDKIYISRRGTRIRRFVNEHEVSTLLESYGFKTVILESLSVQEQITLLAGAKMIVAPHGAGLTNTIFCQPGTQLIEIFSPRYVPDCYWIISNQVGIDYYYLIGEEVEGYYLKHPDPSYKPLNCPPRAEHIYVNIDSLFQLMKLAGFI; from the coding sequence ATGCATATCGATGAGGCGACTGCAACCAATCAACAAGCTGAACGCTATTATCAGGAGGGTAAGTGGACCGAGGCAGTGGCCCTCTGCCATAAACTGATTCAAATTCAGCCAAATTTTGCTCCAATTTATAAAACTTTGGGTAATAGTTTGCAAGCTCAAGGTAAACTAGAGGCAGCAATGCGGGCGTACCATCGCGCATTGGTTCTCAATCCAGAATTTGCCGAAGTTCATGCCAATCAGGGGACAATTTTTTATCAAATCGGTGAGTTAGACTCAGCAGTTCTTTGTTATCAAAAAGCCTTAACAATTCAGCCAAATTGGGCCGGTGTTTATTGGAATTTAGGTAAAGTTGTTAAGGACCAAGGACGAGTCGATGATGGGATAGAGTATCAGAAAACCGCTTTAAATCTCAATCCGAGTCAGTTTCCCCCGGACCTACACAATCAAGTGGGATTAGAGTTAAGTAAACGCGCATCCCTTGAGGAAACCACGGCATTTTATCAGCAGTTTATTGAGACCTACCCTGACTGGGGTCCCGCCTACTTAAATTTAGGCATATTTCTGGAATCTCAGGGGAAGATAGAAGAGGCGATCGCCTGTTTTCAGAAAGCGATAACCCTGCAACCGCATCTCGCTGCTGCTCACTTTAAACTGGGCTATCTGCTGCAACAAAAAAATGAACTTGAATCAGCGATTGATTGCTTTCAATCTACCCTAAAACTGCAACCGGATTGGATTGAGGCTTACAATAATTTAGGAATAATTTTAAGAAAGGTCAAGCGCGAAGAAGAAGCGATCGACTGTTTTAAAAAAGCTATTGAAATTAACCCAAATTTTGCCGAAGGCTACCGCAACTGGGGAACCACTTTACAGCAACAAGGCAAGCTAGAATCTGCCGCTGCTTGTTTGCGAGACTGTATTAAAATTCAGCCCAATTTTGCCCTCGCCCACGGCAATTTAGGCTACGTTCTGGAACAACAAGGCAAACTTGATGAAGCCAAAGCCTCTTTGCGTCATGCGATCGCCTTGGAACCGGATTTAGCAATGGCCTATGGCAATTTAGGCAATATTTTACACCGGGAAGGGTCACTGGAAGAGTCCATCTCCTGTTTCCAAAACGCGATAAAATATGATGCAACTTTTGGGAAGCTCTACTTCCGAGGTCAACCTAGTTTGGAAACTCTCCCTAACCATTTATTGCTGGATCTTCCTGTCACCCAGCCTAAAAAAGTTTGTCGATGGACTCGGGATTTATCCACTCCCTTTCAAGGCAACTTGAACAGTTCGGAAATTACGATTCGAGACATCAGTCCCTCCACCTCCGTACATCTTTTTGCCGGGAAAACCATTTCGGACCTAGATGATTCCAATCCCACCTATTTTTCAGAAACTTCTGGACAATCTCCCTCTAACTATTTAGTGACAGTTTCTCATGGACGGGCTTGGGGTGATTTGTACACCAGTGCCATTTGGACGGAAGATAATCACTTATTAGCCGATATTTCTAACGGAAATGTTCCTTTCCTATTTTCGTTAAATAAATTGCCTCAGATTCATTACTTTGATGAAACAGTGGCATTTTTGTCCACCCTAGGAGGCGCTACATATTATCATTGGTGGGTGGATATTCTGCCTCGATTTGAACTTTTAAATCAGGCTGGAATTGATTTAGATAGCATTGATAAATTTGTCATCAATGATTATAATCAAGGATTTCATAAAGAAGTCATCCAATTCCTGGGTATTCCCGAACATAAACTCATAACCAGCGTGGAATACCCTCACTTACAAGCCCGTCAGTTGATTGTTCCTTCCGCCACCAGTAGTACAGAAAAATGGTTAGGTTCTTTTATTGAAGGTCCGCCTCAATGGGTCTGTAAATTTTTGCAGCAGAAATTTCTCCCCCTTGCCGATTCTCAGCAGTCAGACCCTATTGATAAAATTTATATTAGCCGAAGAGGTACAAGAATTCGCCGTTTTGTGAATGAACATGAAGTCAGTACCTTATTAGAATCCTATGGATTTAAAACGGTTATTTTAGAATCTCTCTCTGTTCAAGAGCAAATTACCTTATTAGCAGGGGCAAAAATGATTGTGGCTCCTCATGGGGCCGGATTAACGAATACTATTTTTTGTCAACCTGGGACGCAGTTGATTGAAATTTTTTCTCCAAGATATGTACCCGATTGTTATTGGATTATTAGCAATCAAGTCGGGATAGACTATTATTATCTGATTGGGGAAGAAGTAGAAGGGTACTATTTAAAACATCCAGACCCCTCTTATAAACCCCTCAACTGCCCACCCCGGGCTGAACATATTTATGTTAATATAGACTCGCTCTTTCAACTGATGAAGTTGGCGGGATTTATTTAA
- the cbiE gene encoding precorrin-6y C5,15-methyltransferase (decarboxylating) subunit CbiE, whose translation MIHVIGIGLDGVAGLTEPVRHIIESANLLVGSDRQLSYFPLHPAERLVIEDIGLTFKTLCRQLIRWNSSSLESPATPTLVVLTSGDPLFFGLGQLLLAELPADQIDFHPHLSCIQLAFSRIKVPWQDARIVTAHGRTLDELLTVLREGVSKVAILTNGQNSPSTIARLLLSLDLPSRYDFWVCENLGGSDERIQIFPVQQSDDIIALESQNFSSLNVVVLVRQLGHLPERLEIQNLPTFGLPDSTFLTFSDRPGLMTKREIRILILGELGLQSGQIVWDIGAGTGSVSIEIGRLFPKSQIYAIEKTGAGISLIEQNCQRLHVRNVISIHGIAPDILDRLPVPQRIFIGGTGGQLRTILGFCGGQLAKGGTMAIALATLEHLNEALNWVNERQWDYRILQANLSRSVPIAHLTQFFPLNPVTILTINKPEF comes from the coding sequence ATGATTCATGTAATAGGAATTGGGTTGGATGGGGTAGCGGGACTGACGGAACCCGTGCGCCACATTATTGAATCGGCGAATCTTCTGGTGGGAAGCGATCGCCAGTTGAGTTATTTTCCCCTACATCCAGCCGAACGCCTGGTTATCGAAGACATTGGTCTTACCTTTAAAACCCTCTGCCGTCAGTTAATTCGCTGGAATTCCAGTTCATTAGAAAGTCCCGCAACCCCAACCCTGGTGGTTCTCACCAGTGGTGACCCGTTATTTTTTGGATTGGGACAGTTACTGTTAGCAGAACTGCCTGCGGACCAGATTGATTTTCATCCCCATTTAAGCTGCATCCAATTAGCCTTCAGTCGCATTAAAGTCCCTTGGCAAGATGCCCGAATTGTCACTGCACATGGACGCACCTTAGATGAATTATTAACCGTATTGCGGGAAGGTGTATCAAAAGTTGCCATTCTCACCAATGGCCAAAATAGTCCCAGTACAATTGCGCGTCTGCTGCTATCATTGGATTTACCCAGCCGTTATGACTTTTGGGTATGTGAAAACCTCGGCGGTTCCGATGAGCGTATCCAGATTTTTCCAGTTCAGCAAAGTGATGATATTATCGCCTTAGAATCCCAAAACTTTTCCTCCTTAAATGTGGTGGTGTTGGTGCGGCAGTTGGGTCATCTCCCTGAAAGATTAGAGATTCAGAATTTACCTACGTTTGGATTACCGGATAGTACCTTTTTAACCTTTAGCGATCGCCCCGGTTTGATGACGAAGCGAGAAATTAGAATTCTCATCCTAGGGGAGTTAGGACTCCAATCGGGTCAAATTGTCTGGGATATTGGGGCGGGAACGGGTTCAGTTTCCATTGAAATTGGGCGATTATTTCCCAAATCTCAAATTTATGCCATTGAAAAAACCGGCGCGGGGATTTCTTTAATTGAGCAAAATTGTCAACGCCTTCATGTACGAAATGTGATTTCAATTCATGGGATCGCCCCGGATATTTTAGACCGACTTCCGGTTCCCCAGCGAATTTTTATTGGGGGAACCGGGGGACAATTGCGGACAATTCTGGGGTTTTGTGGGGGACAATTGGCAAAAGGAGGAACAATGGCGATCGCCTTAGCAACCCTCGAACATTTGAATGAAGCATTAAATTGGGTCAATGAACGCCAGTGGGATTATCGCATCTTGCAGGCGAATTTATCCCGTTCCGTTCCCATTGCTCATCTAACCCAATTTTTTCCCTTGAATCCCGTGACAATTCTCACCATTAATAAGCCGGAATTTTAG
- a CDS encoding tetratricopeptide repeat protein yields MDKRVESLIQEAEAYYRQGKFEAARSICYQLIQVQPDFAPSYKLLGNILQLSGKLEAAIRAYQSGIDLFEKTSKGSIQLGECYADLGDSLIKIGAIEKAIACLEKQIILQPNSAEAYCTLGILLHEVEDRKRAFDCFTTAIQIKPNLAEAYGNLANLLAELNQVSEAVNCLRKAIILKPDLAELSGNLGALLFEQGKFKESIFYLKKAIEIKPDYANAYHKLGQVFQQSNQLEEAVACLQKASELQPDFAAAYGNLGMSLQLQGKLCEAIAAFHKAFQLQPDLSLLFFKGQKHLEDTLEQLVAFPNTPPKTVCLSIANIAVDLDTNKPDLTYIKINFGQSVYLRAPKNSSGNFPQVPPNLQERWGEFPERYLAILPNGRAWGDLITTAILTEQNQLLAELSTGNVAHFTQVNKLPTIKKFDGTIAFLSTIGGDTYYHWMMDILPRFKSLQFQGIDWDAIDKFVVNNYTRAFQRETLKVLGIPQEKIITSVEYPHIQASQLIVPSVPSSIPKWFGNYIQGVPPWVCKFLRQELMPLAGPNPLKGYERIYISRQRSQFRRFVNEEEILDCLGKFGFKMVILESFSVSEQIAIMAAAKAIVAPHGAGLSNAVFCQPGTKLIEIFAPRYVENCYWILSNHINLDYYYLIGESLEKYYATRPQIRPLKRLYKDARTDDIYVKIDSLLKLINFANLAY; encoded by the coding sequence ATGGATAAGCGAGTTGAATCCTTAATTCAGGAAGCAGAGGCATATTACCGACAGGGAAAATTCGAGGCTGCCCGGAGTATTTGTTATCAATTGATTCAGGTCCAGCCTGATTTTGCTCCGAGTTACAAACTCCTGGGTAATATATTGCAATTATCAGGAAAACTGGAGGCGGCAATCCGCGCTTACCAATCGGGAATAGATTTATTTGAAAAAACCTCTAAGGGTTCTATCCAGTTAGGCGAATGTTATGCAGATTTAGGAGATAGTTTAATCAAAATTGGGGCGATAGAAAAAGCGATCGCCTGTTTAGAGAAACAAATTATTCTGCAACCCAACTCAGCCGAGGCTTATTGCACTTTGGGAATTTTATTACATGAGGTGGAAGACCGAAAACGGGCATTTGATTGTTTTACCACAGCAATTCAGATTAAACCCAATTTAGCTGAGGCTTATGGAAATTTAGCTAACCTCTTGGCCGAACTCAATCAAGTCAGTGAGGCGGTTAACTGTTTGAGAAAAGCAATTATTTTAAAGCCTGATTTAGCAGAACTCTCTGGAAATTTAGGAGCTTTATTATTTGAGCAAGGTAAATTTAAAGAATCTATTTTTTATTTAAAGAAGGCTATTGAAATCAAACCTGATTATGCGAATGCTTACCATAAGCTAGGACAGGTTTTTCAACAAAGCAATCAACTGGAAGAAGCCGTCGCTTGCTTGCAAAAAGCAAGTGAACTGCAACCCGATTTTGCCGCTGCCTACGGAAACTTAGGGATGTCCTTGCAACTCCAGGGAAAATTATGTGAGGCGATCGCAGCTTTTCACAAAGCCTTTCAACTCCAACCGGATTTATCTTTGCTATTTTTTAAAGGACAAAAGCATTTAGAAGACACTCTTGAGCAGTTAGTCGCGTTTCCCAATACTCCTCCTAAAACGGTCTGCTTATCAATAGCAAATATTGCTGTTGATTTGGATACAAATAAACCCGATTTAACCTATATTAAAATTAACTTCGGTCAATCCGTGTATCTGCGAGCTCCCAAAAATTCTTCAGGTAACTTCCCTCAAGTCCCTCCTAATCTCCAAGAAAGGTGGGGAGAGTTTCCAGAAAGGTATCTGGCAATTCTGCCCAATGGGCGGGCTTGGGGAGATTTAATTACCACCGCTATTTTGACCGAACAAAATCAACTCCTGGCGGAACTTTCTACAGGGAATGTTGCTCATTTTACGCAAGTCAATAAGCTCCCTACAATTAAAAAATTTGATGGAACTATAGCATTTTTATCGACTATAGGGGGTGATACTTATTACCATTGGATGATGGACATTTTGCCCCGATTTAAGTCACTTCAATTTCAGGGTATTGACTGGGATGCTATTGATAAATTTGTGGTCAATAATTACACCCGCGCGTTTCAAAGAGAAACTTTGAAAGTGTTGGGGATACCTCAAGAAAAAATCATCACCAGTGTAGAATATCCCCATATTCAAGCTTCTCAATTAATCGTCCCATCCGTTCCTAGCAGCATACCGAAATGGTTTGGCAATTATATTCAGGGAGTACCTCCCTGGGTTTGTAAATTTCTGCGTCAAGAATTGATGCCTCTAGCGGGACCCAACCCATTGAAGGGATATGAACGGATATATATTAGCCGTCAACGCTCACAGTTTCGGCGATTTGTAAATGAAGAGGAAATATTAGACTGTTTGGGGAAATTTGGATTTAAAATGGTTATATTAGAATCTTTCTCCGTATCTGAGCAGATTGCAATTATGGCAGCGGCAAAAGCGATAGTTGCCCCTCATGGTGCCGGACTCAGTAATGCCGTATTTTGTCAACCCGGGACGAAACTGATTGAAATCTTTGCGCCCCGCTATGTCGAAAACTGTTATTGGATTTTAAGCAATCATATCAATTTAGACTATTATTATTTAATTGGAGAAAGTCTGGAAAAATACTACGCTACCCGACCCCAGATTCGTCCCCTTAAGCGACTTTATAAGGATGCAAGAACCGACGATATTTATGTCAAAATTGACTCTCTCCTGAAATTAATAAATTTTGCGAATTTGGCTTATTAA
- the holA gene encoding DNA polymerase III subunit delta, with protein sequence MTIYLYWGSDDFAMAKAVNALRDRTLDPAWATFNADKISPEQSDAVIQGLNQSVTPPFGSGGRFVWLVDTNVCQQASGEVLAEMERTLPVIPETNVLLLTTPNKPDGRLKTTKLLQKYAKVEEFSPLPPWKHDEIVSSVRKVAQEVGVKLTPDAVDLLAESVGNDTRSLYNALEKLHLYSLSAGPQPLSAATVDQLVTATTQNSLQLASAIRQGDVGTALELVADLINRNEPALKISATLTGQFRTWFWVKLMIESGERDEKAIAAAAEIGNFKRIYFLRKEVSSLSLGQLEQILALLLELEVSLKRGTEELSTLQTKTIELCQLCSQSSFR encoded by the coding sequence ATGACAATTTACCTCTATTGGGGATCAGATGACTTTGCAATGGCAAAAGCAGTCAATGCGTTGCGCGATCGCACCCTGGATCCCGCTTGGGCCACCTTTAACGCCGACAAAATTTCCCCCGAACAGTCCGATGCCGTGATTCAGGGCCTTAATCAATCTGTCACCCCGCCCTTTGGCAGTGGGGGACGCTTTGTGTGGTTGGTGGATACCAACGTTTGTCAACAGGCATCCGGCGAAGTCTTAGCGGAAATGGAACGCACCCTGCCGGTGATCCCCGAAACCAACGTCCTGCTACTGACAACCCCCAATAAACCCGATGGCAGACTCAAAACCACCAAACTGTTACAAAAGTACGCCAAAGTCGAGGAATTTTCGCCCTTACCCCCCTGGAAGCATGATGAAATCGTCTCATCCGTCCGCAAAGTCGCCCAGGAAGTGGGAGTCAAACTCACCCCGGATGCCGTGGACCTGTTGGCCGAATCCGTCGGCAATGATACGCGATCGCTGTATAATGCCCTGGAAAAGTTGCACCTGTATTCCCTGAGTGCCGGACCCCAACCCCTGAGCGCGGCGACAGTGGATCAACTCGTCACTGCAACGACTCAAAACAGCTTACAACTTGCCAGTGCCATTCGCCAAGGAGATGTAGGAACCGCTTTAGAATTAGTCGCAGATTTGATTAACCGGAACGAACCCGCCCTAAAAATTTCTGCCACCCTCACCGGGCAATTTAGAACCTGGTTCTGGGTTAAGCTGATGATAGAAAGTGGTGAGCGCGACGAAAAGGCGATCGCTGCTGCTGCGGAAATCGGCAACTTTAAACGAATCTACTTCTTAAGAAAAGAAGTCAGCAGCCTTTCCCTCGGTCAATTAGAGCAAATCTTAGCCCTTCTCCTCGAACTAGAAGTCAGCCTCAAACGCGGGACAGAAGAACTCTCCACCCTCCAAACCAAAACCATAGAACTCTGTCAACTCTGTAGTCAAAGTTCATTTCGGTAA
- a CDS encoding DUF4168 domain-containing protein — protein sequence MMMKKLSGFHVKGIRAKLLCVGALSALGILTGSVPHLTLESANWIGTHSASAQSITPEEIENYARSILAIEQQRSQAYQEVETILNYVPAIDCRNTDSVNQLDREVKAIVVNYCEGSKNLVTSNGLTVQRFNEITEIVKTNPQSEQQLREALTRLQ from the coding sequence ATGATGATGAAAAAATTGTCCGGTTTTCATGTTAAGGGAATCCGAGCAAAACTCCTTTGCGTCGGTGCGCTTTCCGCCTTGGGAATCCTCACAGGTTCTGTTCCCCATCTCACCCTGGAATCTGCCAACTGGATTGGAACGCATTCCGCTTCGGCGCAAAGCATTACCCCGGAAGAAATAGAGAACTACGCCCGGTCCATCTTGGCGATCGAACAACAGCGATCGCAAGCTTACCAAGAAGTTGAAACAATCCTCAATTACGTCCCCGCCATTGACTGCCGAAATACCGATTCAGTCAACCAACTCGATCGCGAAGTCAAGGCGATCGTTGTCAACTATTGCGAAGGCTCAAAAAACTTAGTCACCAGTAACGGATTAACCGTCCAACGCTTTAACGAAATCACCGAAATCGTCAAAACCAATCCCCAATCCGAACAACAACTCCGAGAAGCCCTCACTCGTCTCCAATAA
- a CDS encoding DUF1868 domain-containing protein produces MDDTLQTYLNRVARMTLKDAYQSGLQHIQTSPKFQATEGGARKPVSFPGYTVITPPMREDVENQEFYNNIESCQQQLLEMLAPGLMVPVPGDSFHVTLADLIWDRSYLDASAENPNYDEQLRSAIGQSFQQCQSLAGGPPIRWQALGVMLRTRAIGICLAPKNEKSYEQIVQLRRSIYQNQQLMGLGIEQQYHFTGHITLGYFAEIPSSLDREHLSSVLADFNDKWLDSPQEIVIQRAEIRKFDDMTRYYREEDWPVFQF; encoded by the coding sequence TTGGACGATACTTTACAAACCTATTTGAATCGAGTGGCGCGGATGACCCTAAAAGACGCCTATCAGTCGGGACTCCAGCATATTCAGACTTCTCCTAAATTTCAGGCGACTGAGGGTGGGGCCAGAAAGCCGGTGTCTTTTCCAGGGTACACGGTGATTACCCCACCGATGAGAGAAGATGTTGAAAATCAAGAGTTTTATAACAATATCGAGAGTTGTCAGCAACAACTTCTGGAGATGCTGGCACCGGGTTTAATGGTGCCGGTCCCTGGGGATAGCTTTCATGTCACCCTCGCGGATTTAATTTGGGACCGCAGTTACCTCGATGCGTCGGCAGAAAATCCCAACTATGATGAGCAACTGAGATCGGCGATCGGCCAAAGTTTCCAGCAATGCCAGTCCCTTGCTGGCGGTCCCCCGATTCGCTGGCAGGCCCTGGGGGTGATGTTGCGGACTCGGGCGATCGGGATTTGTTTAGCGCCGAAAAATGAGAAATCCTACGAGCAAATCGTCCAATTGCGGCGATCAATTTATCAAAATCAACAGTTAATGGGGTTAGGAATCGAGCAGCAGTATCATTTTACTGGCCATATTACCTTAGGCTATTTTGCAGAGATTCCCTCCAGTTTGGACCGGGAGCATCTCAGCAGCGTCTTAGCTGACTTTAATGATAAATGGCTGGATAGTCCCCAAGAAATCGTCATTCAAAGAGCCGAAATTCGCAAATTTGACGATATGACCCGCTACTATCGCGAAGAAGATTGGCCGGTGTTTCAATTTTGA
- a CDS encoding tetratricopeptide repeat protein yields the protein MNQPHLIQKEDNPVEALIEQAEAYYRQGELQSALTICHQLIQIQPDFAPSYKLLGNLLQASGKLEAAIRAYQRAIALCPEFAEAHGNLGTLYYQQGDFTQAIAAYQTALEFNPNLAGLYWNLGKVFKETGELNQGIFYQKEALNMNPKLVGASGYFTLGTDLLNQGELEEARSLFQTTLELEPTSAEAHVHLGIIYRQQGWMEEAINSYKTAISLQPDLVEAHWNLYELFSSSDNFAAARKSADCYIEHCQGEGQSMAAIAWISAYLKAGSAQNAYQHFLTLESQVLKNLDNLCDRDIQRLYYNSFYILTNIRDNIRQNSHFYRQISQRFLPTIPRFKTPPPSRNLCPRLASTPLKIGIISPHYKRHSVGWCSADILRELSLLTPDLYLYVTGPLQPDDRTTIFENLAAKFYHPSEGVSRQTIFEEIQNDNLDILIDLDSLTIDTNIEILASRPAPICISWLGFEAPFISSKNYFLGDWQTHPQGTESYYQEQLIRMPDSFVASSGFERMKADSDTLRHSLGINSNQVVYLCVAPGRKFNGDLVRAQVAILNQVPESVLLYKGKGDRAVISATYQQECQLQNVSFSRLHFLPRTRTEEEHRTLYLLADVLLDSYPYNGGTHTLEALWFNLPLVTRSGEQFLSRMGYSFLQALGIQAGVAWSWEEYVEWGVRFGCDQRFHQQIKQQLIQSKTAETLAPLWNPKKFAQDMYRLFEQLRQLEDEKLGFY from the coding sequence ATGAATCAGCCCCACCTCATCCAAAAAGAGGATAACCCCGTTGAAGCATTAATTGAGCAAGCGGAGGCATATTACCGTCAGGGAGAATTACAGTCAGCCCTGACGATTTGCCATCAATTGATTCAGATACAGCCCGATTTTGCCCCCAGTTACAAACTCCTGGGTAATCTGTTACAAGCATCGGGGAAACTTGAGGCGGCAATTCGGGCTTATCAGAGGGCGATCGCCCTCTGTCCTGAGTTTGCAGAAGCCCACGGAAACCTCGGGACCCTTTACTATCAGCAAGGAGATTTTACACAGGCGATCGCCGCCTATCAAACCGCCCTAGAGTTTAACCCCAATTTAGCGGGACTCTACTGGAACTTAGGGAAAGTCTTCAAAGAAACCGGAGAGCTCAATCAAGGGATATTTTATCAAAAAGAAGCCCTTAATATGAATCCCAAATTAGTCGGCGCTTCCGGTTATTTTACCTTGGGTACAGACTTGCTAAATCAAGGCGAGTTAGAAGAAGCGCGGTCCCTGTTTCAAACAACTTTAGAACTTGAACCTACCTCAGCGGAAGCTCATGTTCATTTAGGCATCATTTACCGGCAACAAGGGTGGATGGAAGAAGCCATTAATAGCTATAAAACAGCGATATCCCTTCAACCGGATTTAGTAGAAGCGCATTGGAATTTATATGAATTATTCAGCAGTTCTGACAATTTTGCCGCTGCGCGTAAATCTGCCGACTGCTATATAGAACACTGTCAAGGGGAAGGGCAATCAATGGCAGCGATCGCCTGGATTAGTGCCTATCTCAAAGCAGGCAGCGCTCAAAATGCCTACCAGCATTTTTTAACTTTAGAGTCGCAAGTCCTGAAAAATTTAGACAACCTTTGCGATCGGGATATCCAACGTCTGTATTACAACAGCTTTTATATCCTCACCAATATCCGCGATAATATCCGCCAAAATTCTCACTTTTATCGCCAAATTTCTCAACGCTTTCTTCCCACCATACCGCGCTTCAAGACTCCCCCTCCATCCCGTAATCTCTGCCCTCGCCTTGCCTCAACCCCGTTAAAAATTGGCATCATTTCTCCCCATTACAAGCGACATTCCGTGGGTTGGTGCAGTGCAGATATCCTTCGCGAGTTATCTCTACTCACGCCGGATTTATATCTGTATGTCACAGGTCCTCTCCAACCGGACGATCGCACGACTATTTTTGAAAACTTAGCCGCTAAATTCTATCATCCCTCTGAAGGAGTCAGTCGTCAAACTATTTTTGAAGAAATCCAGAATGATAACTTAGATATTTTAATTGATTTAGACTCGTTAACTATTGATACGAATATTGAAATTCTAGCCTCTCGTCCCGCCCCTATTTGTATTTCTTGGTTGGGCTTTGAGGCCCCGTTTATTTCCTCAAAAAACTACTTTCTTGGGGATTGGCAGACTCACCCCCAGGGAACTGAATCCTACTATCAAGAACAATTAATCCGAATGCCGGATTCCTTTGTGGCGAGTTCGGGATTTGAGCGAATGAAAGCTGACAGCGATACTTTGAGACATTCTTTGGGAATTAATTCAAACCAGGTGGTTTATCTTTGTGTGGCCCCCGGACGTAAATTTAATGGGGATTTAGTCCGCGCTCAAGTTGCCATCCTCAACCAAGTTCCTGAGAGTGTTTTACTCTACAAAGGAAAAGGCGATCGCGCTGTCATTTCTGCCACTTATCAACAAGAATGCCAGCTCCAAAATGTCAGTTTTTCGCGCCTTCATTTTTTACCCCGAACTCGCACTGAAGAAGAACATCGAACCCTCTATTTATTAGCCGATGTTTTACTCGATTCCTATCCCTATAATGGCGGAACCCATACCTTAGAAGCGTTATGGTTTAACCTCCCCCTGGTGACCCGCAGTGGGGAACAATTTCTCTCTCGAATGGGCTATTCTTTCTTACAAGCTTTGGGAATCCAAGCGGGAGTGGCATGGAGTTGGGAGGAGTATGTGGAGTGGGGGGTCCGCTTCGGATGCGATCAACGCTTCCATCAGCAAATTAAACAGCAGTTAATCCAATCCAAAACAGCGGAAACTCTCGCCCCCTTGTGGAATCCTAAAAAGTTTGCTCAGGATATGTATCGTCTCTTTGAACAGTTGCGTCAGTTGGAGGATGAGAAATTAGGTTTTTATTAG